One region of Anthonomus grandis grandis chromosome 22, icAntGran1.3, whole genome shotgun sequence genomic DNA includes:
- the LOC126748412 gene encoding uncharacterized MFS-type transporter C09D4.1-like produces MEDRTKKWTDKQEQNQLCQAEEGSAATPIKVFKKRWAILAIYVLYSAANSFQWMEYSIIANVVMRFYKVSPAQVDWTSIIYMLIYPIIVVPVSYFIEKKGLRFAALCGGIGTAVAALVKVFSIHESLFWVVILGQGIGSTAQVFVMCLPSKIATVWFKPSEVSTACALAVFGTQLGFALGFVVPSTIVRNHESLNQIGCDLKLLCLVLTIYMVPVVLGIIFFFPSCPRLPPSQIQLEERRRNPSSLSFSKYLGFFLNLFKNRGFVFHTIAYGINIGVFAAIGTLLNQFILEYFPNSEEDAGRIGLIMVISGMIGSLIFGFFLDKTHKYKETTVFIYFAAVISIVVSMFSLTSYSKVFVYLSFATVGVFTNAYMPVGFEFAVEITYPADESTTIGILNAMTQATGVLVTIFLGKFNSHFGAFWFLASQAFLLAIGAVITTYVPNKKRRQEAMRGFEINELELLKTKK; encoded by the exons atggaGGACCGAACTAAGAAGTGGACGGATAAACAGGAACAAAACCAACTATGCCAAGCCGAAGAGGGTTCGGCAGCAACTCCAATAAAAGTTTTCAAGAAAAGATGGGCGATTCTCGCCATATACGTTTTGTATTCCGCAGCAAATTCCTTTCAGTGGATGGAATATTCGATTATTGCCAACGTAGTTATGAGGTTTTATAAGGTCAGTCCTGCCCAAGTTGATTGGACCTCCATTATTTATATGTTGATATATCCGATTATTGTTGTGCCCGTATCGTACTTTATTGAAAAGAAG GGTTTAAGATTTGCAGCATTATGTGGTGGTATAGGGACAGCAGTAGCAGCTTTGGTAAAAGTGTTTTCAATCCACGAAAGTCTCTTTTGGGTCGTCATATTAGGTCAAGGAATTGGATCAACTGCACAGGTCTTCGTTATGTGTCTACCTTCCAAGATTGCTACTGTTTGGTTTAAACCCTCAGAG gtatcaACCGCATGCGCCTTAGCGGTATTTGGTACCCAGTTAGGTTTTGCATTGGGTTTCGTAGTGCCGTCAACCATAGTGAGAAACCATGAAAGTTTGAACCAGATTGGGTgcgatttaaaattattatgtctGGTTCTGACCATTTATATGGTGCCTGTGGTCCTAGGCATTATATTTT ttTTTCCTAGTTGCCCAAGATTACCGCCTTCGCAGATTCAGTTAGAAGAAAGACGGCGAAATCCGTCATCACTctctttttcaaaatatctagGATTTTTcctaaatctttttaaaaatagaggATTTGTGTTTCATACGATTGCTTACGGTATTAATATAGGAGTTTTTGCAGCTATAGGCACTTTGCTGAATCAgttcattttggaatattttccG AACTCTGAAGAAGATGCTGGACGAATCGGACTTATCATGGTCATAAGTGGAATGATCGGCTCtttaatatttggatttttcttAGATAAAACCCATAAATATAA GGAAACCACGGTATTCATTTACTTTGCAGCAGTCATATCAATTGTCGTAAGCATGTTCTCCTTAACATCATATTCCAAAGTGTTTGTCTATTTATCATTTGCAACAGTTGG ggTATTCACCAATGCTTACATGCCTGTTGGGTTTGAATTTGCTGTTGAAATAACATACCCAGCAGACGAGAGCACTACTATTGGAATATTGAACGCTATGACTCAAGCTACTGGAGTTTTGGTTACTATATTTTTAG gtaaattcAATTCGCACTTTGGAGCCTTTTGGTTCCTAGCTAGCCAAGCGTTTTTATTGGCAATAGGAGCAGTCATTACCACTTATGTTCCAAACAAGAAAAGACGACAAGAAGCAATGCGAGGCTTTGAGATTAATGAACTTGAACTAttgaaaacgaaaaaataa
- the LOC126748413 gene encoding uncharacterized MFS-type transporter C09D4.1-like, whose translation MMQNSPSLPENLEIRVYKKRWYILNIFFYYSCINAIQMTEYVSITDIVAKYYNVSTFAVEWTSLCYMVLYPVMVGPASYIIEKKGLRTATLIGCVGTAIGTTIKLFSIDPGKFWVVMLGQITNAFCLAFIMSLPPKIAAQWFKSSEVSLACALGSLGPTMGNAIGYLLTVSIVRDSGDLYLVGKSLSYLCWCLTVLMIPVTLFSVFYYPEKPDFHPSIAQYKKFVEHRKTTGSRLAVFKSLIFTKGFFIHLLVYAINIGVLSTIMILISEFVNVYFENSAEHGGNMGFCLLIFGILGSVIFGYILDKTHKYKEVSVVICLASAALVMLLLVAFERGLLVFSYIICSIFGIFINSFIPVGYEFGIELTYPQEESTVAGVLFGASQIASVIFGVSVTYINMNFGPFYALISLVILLLIGSLLEICVPNRLERQEVFKIERTEVM comes from the exons ATGATGCAAAACAGTCCAAGTTTACCAGAAAACTTAGAGATtagagtttataaaaaaagatgGTACATcttaaacattttcttttattattcttgtataAATGCAATCCAAATGACCGAATATGTAAGCATAACAGATATAGTTGCTAAATATTATAACGTCAGTACTTTTGCCGTTGAGTGGACGTCTTTGTGCTATATGGTTCTATATCCTGTAATGGTTGGTCCAGCTTCATATATCATAGAGAAAAAG gGTTTGAGGACAGCCACGTTAATAGGATGCGTTGGAACTGCCATAGGAACAACAATCAAACTTTTCTCAATAGATCCAGGGAAATTTTGGGTGGTGATGTTGGGCCAGATAACTAATGCTTTTTGTTTGGCATTTATTATGTCTCTTCCACCGAAGATTGCTGCACAGTGGTTTAAATCTAGTGAG gtatcaCTAGCATGCGCTCTAGGTTCCTTGGGTCCCACTATGGGTAATGCTATAGGATATTTGCTGACCGTGTCAATAGTTAGAGACAGTGGAGATTTATACCTGGTTGGCAAAAGCTTATCGTACCTTTGCTGGTGCCTTACTGTATTAATGATTCCCGTTACGTTATTTTCAGTCtttt ATTATCCAGAAAAACCAGACTTTCACCCAAGTATAGCTCAGTATAAAAAATTTGTCGAACATCGTAAAACTACTGGCAGTAGACTTGCTGTATTTAAGTCTTTGATTTTTAccaaaggtttttttattcatCTTTTGGTATATGCTATCAACATAGGGGTACTTTCAACCATTATGATCCTTATCAGTGAGtttgttaatgtttattttGAG AACTCGGCCGAACATGGAGGCAATATGGGCTTTTGTTTGCTGATTTTCGGCATATTGGGATCCGTAATATTCGGATATATCCTAGATAAGACtcataaatataa GGAGGTGAGCGTAGTGATATGCTTAGCATCAGCAGCACTAGTAATGCTTCTTCTGGTAGCCTTTGAAAGAGGTTTACTAGttttttcttacattatttGCAGCATCTTTGG AATCTTCATCAACTCATTTATACCAGTAGGATACGAGTTTGGAATAGAGCTAACATATCCACAAGAAGAAAGTACTGTAGCAGGAGTCCTGTTTGGGGCATCCCAAATTGCCAGTGTCATTTTTGGTGTCAGTGTTACTTATATCAACATGAATTTTGGACCTTTTTATGCCCTTATAAGTTTAGTAATACTATTATTAATTGGAAGTTTATTGGAAATATGTGTTCCCAATAGGCTCGAGAGGCAAGAGGTTTTCAAGATTGAAAGAACAGAAGTAATGTAA